Genomic segment of Corticium candelabrum chromosome 16, ooCorCand1.1, whole genome shotgun sequence:
TGGCCAGGTAAGAAGTTAggcgcacgcacacgcatgcgcacatgtacacacgcacgcacacactcacgcacacacacacctatacAAACATCTGTATTTGGCTTTTAGCCTCCCACTGTAAGGATTGTGCGAAACGAGAGTCAGCACTTGGTGTTGCCAGAGATTGGCTCTACAGTGACATGCAAGGTAAGTGTTTCTAGTTACAGCCATATTATACAAAGTTagatttaaaataaattttagtatttttgAGTataaattgacagacagacaaacagacagacagacaaacagacagacagacaaacagattgacagacaggcagacagacagacagacaaacagattgacagacagacagacagacaaacagatgacagacagacagacagacagattggcagacagacagacagacagacagattggcagacagacagacagacagacagattgacagacagacaaacagattgacagacaaacagacagacagattgacagacaggaagacagacagacaggcagacaagtaTTTAATCTCAACTACTAGAGTGCGATAtttgtagcctcgtccccaaaCTCTTTCATGCTAGTCTTGTCCAGTACCCGTATGACAAGCCTGGAATGTTACaagcctggaattgtcatactgGCACCGGGCAAGACTAGAGCGAGAGTCTGGGGATGAGGCTACAATATTTGTCTCTCGCGCTTACCACAATCACTGCAGCATTCTTGGCGTCTTGCAATACTAAAAGGATAGTCTCGTTTTGTCGGTCACAGAACTCGTGCATTCGTATTCATAATGCATTGGAGCTCTGCTCGGTGCTCATTGGTACAATAAAAGTCAGACAATCACCTCATCAGGTGGTTGAGCCACATTCTTTTACACAGATACAGTACACATCACTATTGTGGTGTCTACCATAATGCTCTTAATGTACCATTTAGTGAGTAAAAGCACACAAGAATGCAGCAATTATAGGACACACTGTGAGTATCACTATATAACAACATTCTGTAGAGGGAATTGCACAACATGGATGTGTACAGTAGATAGGGCTATGCAATGACAAAGATGTCATAGTGAGCATGCCACCCATTACTGTTTACATCCACTTATAGGTCACCTCTATCAACAGTAACGTCTGCAAGGCATCTATCATCTGTGTGGGACCGGTTCATGTCAAGGACCCGTTTAGAGGAATAATCAGGTATTAGAGAAAAGGGAATAAACTGATATAAACAAGCAATGTTTCACCTGGTTCTCATCTGTGCTTGACATGACATCTGATCTAATTAGGAAGGATGATGTAAGAGCAACAGAAAAAGATAAAGTAAATATCACCCACTGTATGTACATGAGTGTTGCATAGAGTgggtgtatgcatgtgtgccAGGTTGAGATGTACAAGTGTTTTCGACCTGGAGATATAATCAGAGCTAAAGTGGTATTTATATACACAGATGCTCTGCCTATCTCTAACAGTAGCTGATTGAATTATTCTCTTCCTAGATCTCATTAGGCGACGCCCAATCTTACATTATGTCAACAGCAGAGAACGAGCTGGGGGTTATATTTGCAGAGAGTGAAGCTGGTGAGTGGGGATGCGACCCGCTGGGATATCGCTAATTCACAATTTGACATCAACAGGGGCGGCCATGATACCAGTCAGCTGGTGCCACATGCAGTGTCCCAAGACAAAAGTAAAGGAAAACAGGAAAGTCGCTAAAGTGCATAACTGACTATTGAACAACTGAACTATATAGCTATGTACAATGATTACTACAACTAAAGAGTCTATACAAAGACTGTGCATGGCTTCAATCATAGTCTATCACCTTCTTGTTGACACTGATTTAGTTTGTTATCGAGTCTCCAAGTAGTGGAGGTGCAACGCTGCCATAAACAATACCACCATGCTGAGTGGAACCAGCACAAACCCACAGATACTGAGATACATGAGGTCATCTGTATCCACTGCTTCCTCCACCATCAATGCCAAGTCGGTCGACTCCACGCATCCTTGTGTAAAAATATTCTTGACATCGCCGCTTCCACCCACTCTTCCGTCACACGTCTTATCTAGACAACAGGATATTGGGACGACGCATCCTCGACTGGTGCAGTTGAAGTGAATGCTTCTGTCCCAATCCTCGAATGTCTCGATACCACAACAACGAAATCGCGTCTGCGTGTAGGTAACAGGTCCGGCGTTGAACTCCGGTTGCGTATTCAGTATTACCTCATTCATTTGACTCTTCACTTCCTGTTTCACAAGATCCGCTGCGTCCATTTCTAGAGTCTCCCTATACACAAGCGCCATGAAACCCGTCGCTAAAGTCACCACGAAGAAGACAACGACGCCAGCGATGAAGAGCGCCAACAAACACGACCGCTTCCGTAAAAATCCGAGAAAACCTATCACGGCCATCAGCATTCCGAATCCTCCCGCTGCCATGGCAAGAAACGTCGGATCCTCGCTATACATCAAGTCCTTTCTCGCTTCCTTCTTCAAGTAGCGGTCTAAATCATGCTCCATTTCCTCTCCTCTCACCAGTTTTCGCCGCTCGAGGAAAGACCAGACTCCCACACCGGACAAACCCGCTGCCAAAAAGAAAAACACGAGAGGAAATACGACGCCCGAATGCTTCGCACACCGCTGGCCTCTCGTCATTGTCCTGAAAAGGACCGTCTCTCTCTTCGACGCCCGACTGCTTCCCTCTGCGAAGTGAGGCGGCATGTATGAGTGCTAGCTCACGCGTTCTCGTGACAAAAAGCGAGTTGTTGTAAAGAGAGGGAAGTAGACGTGGCCTTTTGTTGTATGGCGTCTCTCTAAGGTGAGCGGCTTTCAACACACACAGGCTGGCTTGAAAGGAAGTTTATAAGAGGGAAGTTGGCTTCCCTTGCGGTACTACGCATCACCGGAAGCGGTTGACCTGAGAGGGCGTGGCATGAAGTATCCTGCTCAATCAAATTACTCAAATTACCGGTGACGTTAGGTTACTCATATTTCGCTGCCAGTCATTGCCTGTAACAACTTATCGATTCGAACTTTTAGTGACGCGTCTAGCTCACTTGCACGTCTCTAGACTCTCCACGTACAAATTTATAGATTAGAGATAATTTAGACTAGAGATAATTTAGATTAGAGATAATCTAGATTATAGATAATGTAAAAATTAGAGAGCTACTGTAAAGGtttttttcttttgttgttgttgtattttcCTTTTTTACTAGACCAGGTACTCCTACGTGACAGGTGGTGTAAGTAAGCACACGTAGGTTCACATGTACTGAAATGGGAACACGCCTTGCTCTAGCACCCATGCTAGTCATGCAGCTGGATGTATGTCCATGGCCACGTGAGCGGTGGCGCACCCTCACTCCGGCACTCCTCCTTGCTAAAGATGGCTCTTGTTGTAGATTTGGGGAGTGGATTGTGTAAGGCAGGCTTCAGTACGGACGAGAAGCCACGTTATGTGTTTCCCAGTGTTGTCGGTCACTATCCTGTGTCCAAGGAGACGAGGTATGTTGGGAGGAGAGCGTCCGAGCGGATGTCTAAGCCAATTCATTTGACTTACCGAAAGCCTCTCGAGAATGGGCGGATTGTAGACTGGAATGGTGTTGAGCAATTGATAACGCATTTGTATGAGGACGTACTGGGTGGCGAACCGGATGAGCATGCCGTATTTATGACCAATTTTAGAAACATTGAAGACAGCGGGAGAGCTGCAAAGAAAGTAACAGAGGTAGTGGAACATTTCAAAGGCcatacggacagacggacagacagacagacagacagacagacgaacagacagccagccaacCAGCCAAACAGATTGACCgaccaactatatatatttAAAGATAATATTTAACAAAAATACTGATGGACTGAAAACGGATGAATCAAACACAGAGGACATGACCTTATATGCTGAAGTCCAGCATCTACTTTCAGATTCTCTTTGAGACATTCAATGTTCCTGCTGTCTACATTCCACCATCGTCTgcctctctctgtctgcacGCTCTAGGTAAGACGGATGGTCTTGTTATCGAGTTGGGAGATGGTGTCAACTACATCACGCCTCATTTCGATGGCCACCAGCTTCCTAGTCGTTCGTCGATGGTATCAGGAGGAGAAATAACCGAATTCTTGGCTCATCTTCTGAACTTAAAAGGACACTCGTTCTACACATCTTATGACCTAGAGTTGGTCCGTCAGCTGAAGGAATCGCATGCAGGTGTTTCTCTTAACATTGAAGAAGATGAGGTGTTACTCTCAGACTCGGATAATCAGCCTGAGTATACATTTGCTGATGGACGTACTGTAAAGCTTGGAGATGAAATTCTGAAGTGCACAGAAATTTTGTTTGAACCGCATGGATTTGGCAGCTTTGGCCACGATGTCAAGGGAATTCATGAACTGGCAGCAGAATGCATCACAGAGTTGCCAACCCAAGAAATCCACGATGCACTATCGTCCAATATTATTCTGTGTGGAGGTACAACAATGCTGCCTGGTCTAAAGGAGAGGCTCGAAGCCGATCTCCTTCCTAAAGTAGCCGCATTTGAAGGCACAAAAATAATTGCACCAGCTAACCGAGATCACCTCGCTTGGCATGGTGCTGCCGTCTACGCCTCTCGAGATGATTTTCCTGATGCTTGTGTTACTCGGGCAAAGTATGATGAGATGGGGGCTACATGCATAGCTGATTGCAAATAGCCAAATTCAGAAACAACTTGATCTATTTTGAAATCAATAATTAGTAAAGAGATGGACAGAAGCAACAGCAAACGTACTGCAATGTCGTAATCAAATTATGTTACAAATAAAACGTTTATTGTAGGAAGCTGTGATGTGACTCTCTTACATCTTGAAATATCTAAAGATCTAAACAATTGTGAATAAATTAACTTAAGCATATTAACCAGCAGTTCCAGTGCTCGTACCTTGATTTCATGGTCATCTGAGGCAGTGAGGAGGTAATCATGATGGAGTACAATTGCATTAACAGCACCTTCGTGACGTTTAAGGGACTGAATAGGAAGCATATTCTCCAAGTTccacaactacacaaaaacCAGAACAATTGAAACAAAGGCCAATAACCACCatttattgaataaatatttgtatttatcacatttaattagttattttatgttaatattaatgagatTACAGACTTTACCTGGACAGTTGTATCTATTGAACTTGAGAAAAGATAACGTCCTGACAGTGAAACAGTAAGAGATGTTATCGTACTGATGTGACCCATTAATGCCCTGATGTGCTGATGTGTGTTGATATCATACACATGCAAATTCTGGTTATAAGTTCCTACACACAAATCAATTTAGAATAAATAGAAATACTACAGacaattgtttgtattgtattgcttTGCTTCTCTACTTGCTTGTCACTGATGTGTCTAAGACACGAGTACAGtgaactggtgtgtgtgtgtgtgtgtgtgtgtgtgtgtgtgtgtgtgtgtgtgtgtgtgtgtgtgtgtgtgtgtgtgtgtgtgtgtgtgtgtgtgtgtgtgtgtgtgtgtgtgtgtgtgtgtgtgtgtgtgtgtgtgtgtgtgtgtgtgtgtgtgtgtgtgtgtgtgtgtgtgtgtgtgtgtgtgtgtgtgtgtgtgtgtgtgtgtgtgtgtgtgtgtgtgtgtgtgtgtgtgtgtgtgtgtgtgtgtgtgtgtgtgtgtgtgtgtgtgtgtgtgtgtgtgtgtgtgtgtgtgtgtgtgtgtgtgtgtgtgtgtgtgtgttgtacctGCTATAATATATTGTCTTGTGACGGCCAATGAATACACAGAGCCATAGGAAGTATCCAGCTTTCCACAGAGTGAAAATTCTCCTGACGTCTCCCATACATGGATCGTATTATGTGACCCACTATACACTTTCTCCTGAATGTAACACAGTATCGTAAGACTCTCCGCAAAAGCACAGTTTATGTCAACAAACCTTCCTGTCTCCAACTGCTAGGGCTCTGACCCAATGATTCAATCCAGTAATTGTGTAAAGATGCTCCAGGGTTGCTGCTTTCCAAACCTAAAACCATCAGCAGACATTACAACAGTCAATGTACTAACGAGATTCAttacaacatacaaacatgatCACAGAAACTAGAGAAAATTACTAATTAAGACAAACTGGGTATATGACAACGTCTAGCATTATAATCGATTTGACTATGTACTACTAGTGTATTTGAGTGTGTAATTAGTTGTCTCATTGGTGTAATAGAGTAGAGATATAATAATGGTTGCAATACCTTGACTTGAGCTAGAGCTGCACTGAAAAGATGTGGTCCTGCGACAACCAGAGCACTGACAATGTTGTCATGAGCATTCTTCAATCACAGATGAACA
This window contains:
- the LOC134191931 gene encoding tetraspanin-5-like, producing the protein MPPHFAEGSSRASKRETVLFRTMTRGQRCAKHSGVVFPLVFFFLAAGLSGVGVWSFLERRKLVRGEEMEHDLDRYLKKEARKDLMYSEDPTFLAMAAGGFGMLMAVIGFLGFLRKRSCLLALFIAGVVVFFVVTLATGFMALVYRETLEMDAADLVKQEVKSQMNEVILNTQPEFNAGPVTYTQTRFRCCGIETFEDWDRSIHFNCTSRGCVVPISCCLDKTCDGRVGGSGDVKNIFTQGCVESTDLALMVEEAVDTDDLMYLSICGFVLVPLSMVVLFMAALHLHYLETR
- the LOC134191933 gene encoding exosome complex component CSL4-like, producing the protein MEGVAVPGERLGSTEDFTSGGGTYECDGYVYASVTGFVKKQASQKVGQPPTVRIVRNESQHLVLPEIGSTVTCKVTSINSNVCKASIICVGPVHVKDPFRGIIRKDDVRATEKDKVEMYKCFRPGDIIRAKVISLGDAQSYIMSTAENELGVIFAESEAGAAMIPVSWCHMQCPKTKVKENRKVAKVHN
- the LOC134192125 gene encoding actin, plasmodial isoform-like; its protein translation is MALVVDLGSGLCKAGFSTDEKPRYVFPSVVGHYPVSKETRYVGRRASERMSKPIHLTYRKPLENGRIVDWNGVEQLITHLYEDVLGGEPDEHAVFMTNFRNIEDSGRAAKKVTEILFETFNVPAVYIPPSSASLCLHALGKTDGLVIELGDGVNYITPHFDGHQLPSRSSMVSGGEITEFLAHLLNLKGHSFYTSYDLELVRQLKESHAGVSLNIEEDEVLLSDSDNQPEYTFADGRTVKLGDEILKCTEILFEPHGFGSFGHDVKGIHELAAECITELPTQEIHDALSSNIILCGGTTMLPGLKERLEADLLPKVAAFEGTKIIAPANRDHLAWHGAAVYASRDDFPDACVTRAKYDEMGATCIADCK